The Arachis duranensis cultivar V14167 chromosome 2, aradu.V14167.gnm2.J7QH, whole genome shotgun sequence genome has a window encoding:
- the LOC107476111 gene encoding agamous-like MADS-box protein AGL80, producing the protein MGRGKTVYECIKNERERKISFMQRKDGIMKKIATFSKLCKVEACLIIYGDDSSQPMIWPQEHSKVQSIIEKYEVQKNNETRPIIFDEEEFFKNKKIMIEAEISKLRKKVLKFKYPTMDPIFTTLDGNQLMEFIALVNTKIEACKKRIDMLKESNQDNGSNFNVDQSQSQLNFMNNIPNHDYALHHDNLVYQTQNPKFDPNVTYFVANNNGVIMDSTSQVNVSLDCSTTNQVAVMDSKEKNVIVDSTNQISKDGDLINWDDFIEVENWIDQLQYETNLKDILSHQSQNVSQSSQILPPITMNGFLADEKNNNHQFQSFNM; encoded by the coding sequence atgGGTCGTGGAAAAACGGTCTATGAATGCATCAAAAACGAACGAGAACGTAAAATTTCTTTCATGCAAAGAAAAGATGGAATCATGAAGAAAATTGCAACATTTTCAAAGTTATGTAAAGTTGAAGCTTGTCTAATTATTTATGGAGATGATTCTTCTCAACCAATGATTTGGCCACAAGAACATTCAAAGGTGCAATCCATAATTGAAAAATACGAGGTTCAAAAGAACAATGAGACACGCCCCATAATCtttgatgaagaagaatttTTCAAGAACAAGAAGATCATGATTGAGGCTGAGATTTCTAAATTGAGAAAGAAGGTACTCAAATTCAAGTATCCTACCATGGATCCAATTTTTACCACCTTAGATGGGAACCAATTGATGGAGTTCATTGCTTTGGTGAACACTAAAATTGAAGCTTGTAAGAAAAGAATTGACATGTTGAAGGAGAGTAATCAAGATAATGGTAGCAACTTCAATGTTGACCAAAGTCAAAGTCAACTCAATTTCATGAACAACATTCCTAATCATGATTATGCTCTTCATCATGATAATTTGGTatatcaaactcaaaaccctAAGTTTGATCCAAATGTTACTTATTTTGTGGCAAACAACAATGGGGTGATTATGGATTCTACTAGCCAAGTTAATGTGTCTCTAGATTGTTCTACTACAAATCAAGTTGCGGTTATGGATTCTAAAGAAAAGAATGTTATTGTGGATTCTACAAATCAAATCAGCAAAGATGGTGATCTTATTAATTGGGATGATTTTATTGAGGTTGAGAATTGGATTGATCAACTTCAATATGAGACTAATTTAAAAGACATTCTTTCTCATCAATCTCAGAATGTGTCACAATCTTCACAAATCTTGCCACCAATAACAATGAATGGATTTTTGGCTGATGAGAAGAACAATAACCACCAATTCCAGTCATTCAACATGTAA